The following coding sequences lie in one Brevibacterium marinum genomic window:
- a CDS encoding DUF3566 domain-containing protein, whose protein sequence is MTAGSEKNGDKSDSSESGDSAGSGSTGSTGSGSSGSSNKAPDKTRVVTPPAPKVSPKPNRAPSAEQPGGGSAAAGQSSSGSASSGSAPSAQAAGSQGSSSGSGPTTSATGSAGNTVRASSGSVKMGVKNMVDSGKGNKKKKGPRTVRLTVSAVDPWSVMKMSFLMSVAIGIATIVAFIVLWLVLQATGVMGGLEATMTELAGAESAEKIIGIFGFGRVVAAGFIIAVINIVLMTALSTLAAFIYNIGSLIAGGFHLTLTDD, encoded by the coding sequence TTGACGGCAGGATCGGAGAAGAACGGGGACAAGTCCGATTCGTCCGAGTCCGGTGATTCGGCGGGTTCGGGCTCGACAGGCTCGACCGGTTCGGGCAGTTCGGGCAGTTCGAACAAGGCCCCGGACAAAACCCGGGTCGTCACTCCTCCGGCGCCCAAAGTCTCGCCGAAGCCGAATCGTGCTCCTTCGGCGGAACAGCCCGGGGGCGGTTCGGCAGCGGCCGGACAGTCCTCTTCGGGGTCTGCGTCCTCAGGCTCGGCGCCCTCGGCTCAGGCCGCCGGATCGCAGGGTTCGTCGTCCGGAAGCGGTCCGACCACCTCGGCGACGGGATCCGCCGGCAACACCGTTCGCGCCAGTTCCGGCAGCGTGAAAATGGGCGTCAAGAACATGGTCGACAGCGGCAAGGGCAATAAGAAGAAGAAAGGCCCGCGTACGGTCCGTCTGACCGTCTCAGCGGTCGACCCGTGGTCGGTCATGAAGATGTCGTTCCTCATGTCCGTGGCCATCGGCATTGCCACTATCGTGGCGTTCATCGTCCTCTGGCTCGTCCTTCAGGCCACGGGCGTCATGGGCGGCCTGGAAGCGACGATGACGGAACTCGCGGGAGCCGAGTCGGCTGAGAAGATCATCGGCATCTTCGGATTCGGTCGGGTCGTTGCGGCCGGCTTCATCATCGCGGTCATCAACATCGTCCTGATGACGGCATTGTCGACCTTGGCGGCGTTCATCTACAACATCGGATCCCTCATCGCCGGCGGCTTCCACCTGACGCTGACCGACGACTGA
- the gyrA gene encoding DNA gyrase subunit A: MADENDIGTELNRVEQVDLNLEMQRSYLDYAMSVIVGRALPDVRDGLKPVHRRVLYAMFDGGYRPDRNFSKCSRVVGDVMGQYHPHGDTAIYDAMVRLVQPWTMRYPLVAGQGNFGSPGDDGAAAPRYTECKMAPLAMEMVRDIEEGTVDFQDNYDGRNQEPVVLPSRIPNLLVNGSSGIAVGMATNIPPHNLTEVAAGAQWLLSHPEASKEEALEALLGIIKGPDFPMGATVLGRKGIEDTYRTGRGSITQRAVVEVEEIQGRTCLVVTELPYMVNPDTLAAKIASYVKDGKVAGIADLRDESSGRTGQRLVIVLKRDAVAKVVLNNLYKHTSLQENFSANMLALVDSVPRTLSIDSFLRLWVKHQIEVIVRRTEFRLRKAEERAHILRGYLKALDALDEVIALIRRSPSSDEARTGLMDLLEVDEIQANAILDLQLRRLAALERLKIQEEAEKIEEQIAEYKYILATPSRQREIVSEELDEVVERYGDDRRTRILAGFDGDVSMEDLIPEEEVVVTITRGGYAKRTQNHLYRAQHRGGKGIKGAALRGDDVVDQFFVTSTHNWLLFFTNTGRVYRAKAYELPEGSRDAKGQHVANLLALQPDETIAKVLSIRDYEEADFLILATKSGVVKKTRLSEYDSNRTGGVIAINLREYKGQPDELMSARIVSADDHLLMISRKGMSIRFAADDDSIRPLGRVTGGVTGMKFKGDDELLTMDVIQPDTFVFVVTEAGYAKRTPVDEYRLQGRGGLGIRVAKITEQRGDLVGGLIVDEGEEVLVVMERGKIVRSNIDEVPAKGRNTMGVVFAKPGRNDRIIAVTRGPETVVEELDEEAEEHEGEDAEPQSGSEDVEE; encoded by the coding sequence TTGGCTGACGAAAACGATATCGGAACAGAACTCAACCGTGTCGAACAGGTTGATCTCAATCTCGAGATGCAGAGGTCGTACCTCGATTACGCGATGAGCGTGATCGTCGGCCGTGCCCTGCCCGACGTCCGTGACGGACTCAAGCCCGTGCATCGGCGCGTGCTGTACGCGATGTTCGACGGCGGCTACCGGCCGGACCGCAACTTCTCCAAGTGCTCACGCGTCGTCGGAGACGTCATGGGCCAGTACCACCCGCACGGCGACACGGCGATCTACGATGCGATGGTCCGCCTCGTGCAGCCGTGGACGATGCGCTACCCGTTGGTCGCAGGACAGGGCAATTTCGGCTCGCCCGGTGACGACGGCGCAGCCGCACCCCGTTACACCGAGTGCAAGATGGCGCCCCTGGCCATGGAGATGGTCAGGGACATCGAAGAGGGCACCGTCGACTTCCAGGACAACTACGACGGTCGCAACCAGGAACCCGTGGTTCTGCCCTCACGGATTCCGAACCTGCTGGTCAACGGCTCCTCCGGTATCGCCGTGGGTATGGCGACGAACATCCCGCCGCACAACCTCACTGAGGTTGCCGCCGGGGCACAGTGGCTGCTGTCCCACCCCGAAGCGAGCAAGGAGGAGGCCCTCGAAGCACTGCTCGGCATCATCAAGGGCCCGGACTTCCCGATGGGGGCGACGGTCCTGGGACGCAAGGGCATCGAGGACACCTACCGCACCGGGCGCGGTTCGATCACCCAGCGCGCCGTCGTCGAGGTCGAGGAGATCCAGGGACGCACCTGCCTGGTCGTCACCGAGCTGCCCTACATGGTCAACCCCGACACCCTGGCCGCGAAGATCGCCTCCTACGTCAAGGACGGAAAGGTCGCCGGCATCGCCGACCTCCGCGACGAGTCCTCGGGGCGCACCGGTCAGCGGCTGGTCATCGTGCTCAAGCGCGATGCTGTGGCCAAGGTCGTGCTCAACAACCTCTACAAGCACACCTCGCTGCAGGAGAACTTCTCCGCGAACATGCTCGCTCTGGTCGACAGCGTCCCGCGCACGCTGAGCATCGACTCCTTCCTGCGCCTGTGGGTCAAGCACCAGATCGAAGTCATCGTCCGCCGGACCGAGTTCCGTCTGCGCAAGGCCGAAGAGCGTGCTCACATCCTGCGAGGCTATCTCAAGGCTCTCGACGCCCTCGACGAGGTCATCGCTCTGATCCGCCGCTCACCGTCCTCCGACGAGGCGCGCACGGGCCTGATGGACCTCCTCGAGGTCGATGAGATCCAGGCCAATGCCATTCTGGACCTGCAGCTGCGACGTCTGGCCGCCCTCGAGCGTCTCAAGATCCAGGAAGAGGCCGAGAAGATCGAGGAGCAGATCGCCGAGTACAAATACATCCTTGCGACTCCCTCCCGTCAGCGCGAGATCGTCTCGGAGGAGCTCGACGAGGTCGTCGAACGCTACGGTGATGACCGGCGGACGAGGATCCTGGCCGGATTCGACGGAGACGTGTCGATGGAGGACCTGATCCCGGAGGAGGAGGTCGTCGTCACCATCACCCGCGGCGGGTATGCCAAGCGGACCCAGAACCACCTGTACCGGGCTCAGCACCGCGGCGGCAAGGGCATCAAGGGAGCAGCACTGCGCGGCGACGATGTCGTCGATCAGTTCTTCGTCACCTCCACCCACAACTGGCTGCTGTTCTTCACGAACACGGGCCGCGTCTACCGTGCCAAGGCCTACGAACTGCCTGAGGGCTCACGTGATGCCAAGGGTCAGCACGTCGCGAACCTCCTCGCGCTGCAGCCGGACGAGACGATCGCCAAGGTGCTTTCGATCCGCGACTACGAGGAAGCCGACTTCCTCATCCTGGCCACGAAGTCCGGTGTGGTGAAGAAGACCCGTCTGAGCGAGTACGACTCCAACCGCACCGGCGGCGTCATCGCGATCAACCTTCGTGAGTACAAGGGGCAACCGGACGAGCTGATGTCGGCGCGGATCGTCAGCGCCGATGACCATCTGCTCATGATCTCCCGCAAGGGGATGTCGATCCGCTTCGCGGCCGATGACGATTCGATCCGTCCCCTGGGCCGAGTCACCGGCGGTGTCACCGGCATGAAGTTCAAGGGCGATGACGAGCTGCTGACGATGGACGTCATCCAGCCGGACACGTTCGTCTTCGTCGTCACCGAAGCCGGCTATGCCAAGCGGACTCCGGTCGACGAGTACCGGCTCCAGGGCCGTGGCGGACTCGGAATCCGGGTTGCCAAGATCACCGAACAGCGCGGAGACTTGGTTGGCGGGCTCATCGTCGACGAAGGGGAAGAAGTCCTCGTCGTCATGGAGCGCGGTAAGATCGTGCGCTCGAACATCGATGAAGTTCCGGCGAAGGGACGCAACACGATGGGTGTGGTGTTCGCAAAACCGGGCAGGAATGACCGTATCATCGCAGTAACGCGTGGACCCGAGACCGTGGTCGAAGAGTTGGACGAAGAAGCTGAGGAACACGAGGGTGAGGACGCAGAGCCTCAGTCCGGCAGCGAGGATGTGGAAGAGTGA
- the gyrB gene encoding DNA topoisomerase (ATP-hydrolyzing) subunit B, translating to MTTEDLPHYDAGDITVLEGLEAVRKRPGMYIGSTSERGLHHLVQEIVDNSVDEAMAGYCDHIEVTILADGGVRVVDDGRGMPVAMHPTEGKPTVEVILTILHAGGKFGGGGYAVAGGLHGVGSTVVNALSERLEVEVRRDGYVWSMDFEKGVPTGELRRGEETSETGTMVTFWPDSTIFETTDFSYEYLRARFQQMAFLNKGMKISLTDERHAQVDDDNVQIDEDDEAETKPREATYHYEHGLLDYVQYLNSTKKADLVHPDVIVFEAEEGVETLSLEIAMQWTTSFSESVHTYANVINTHEGGTHEEGFRTALTSLINNYAREQKLLREKDANLTGDDVREGLTAVISVKLGDPQFEGQTKTKLGNSEVKGFVQRVVRDELGHWLESNPAQAKDVVRKALQASQARMAARKAREATRRKGLLESSGMPGKLKDCQTKDPTISEVFIVEGDSAGGSATQGRNPHTQAILPLRGKILNVEKARLDRALGNNEVQAMITAFGTGIGEEFELEKLRYHKIVLMADADVDGQHITTLLLTLIFRYMKPLIEHGYVFLATPPLYRIKWSNSAHQFAYTDNERDGLLETGRAAGKRLPKDLAIQRYKGLGEMNYSELWETTMDPDHRLLKQVSLDDAIMADEIFTVLMGDDVDSRRRFIQENAKDVRFLDI from the coding sequence ATGACGACCGAGGATCTACCCCATTACGATGCCGGGGACATTACGGTACTCGAGGGTCTCGAAGCAGTTCGCAAACGACCCGGCATGTACATCGGTTCGACCTCGGAACGTGGTCTCCACCACCTGGTTCAGGAGATCGTCGACAACTCCGTCGACGAGGCGATGGCCGGGTACTGCGACCACATCGAGGTGACGATCCTCGCCGACGGCGGTGTGAGAGTCGTCGACGACGGGCGCGGCATGCCTGTGGCGATGCACCCCACCGAAGGCAAGCCCACCGTCGAGGTGATCCTGACCATCCTGCACGCCGGCGGCAAGTTCGGCGGAGGCGGCTATGCCGTGGCCGGCGGCCTGCACGGTGTGGGTTCGACAGTGGTCAACGCGCTGTCCGAACGCCTGGAGGTCGAGGTCCGGCGTGACGGCTACGTCTGGAGCATGGACTTCGAGAAGGGCGTGCCCACCGGCGAGCTCCGCCGCGGCGAAGAGACCTCGGAGACCGGAACGATGGTCACCTTCTGGCCGGACTCCACGATCTTCGAGACCACCGACTTCTCCTATGAGTACCTGCGTGCTCGCTTCCAGCAGATGGCCTTCCTCAACAAGGGCATGAAGATCAGCCTGACCGACGAGCGCCACGCACAGGTCGACGACGACAACGTCCAGATCGACGAGGACGACGAAGCCGAGACCAAACCACGTGAGGCCACCTACCACTACGAGCACGGTCTCCTCGACTACGTGCAGTACCTGAACTCGACGAAGAAGGCCGACCTCGTCCATCCGGACGTCATCGTCTTCGAAGCCGAAGAGGGAGTGGAGACGCTCTCGCTCGAGATCGCCATGCAGTGGACGACCTCCTTCAGCGAATCGGTCCACACCTACGCCAACGTCATCAACACCCACGAGGGCGGTACACACGAAGAGGGATTCCGCACGGCGCTGACCTCGCTGATCAACAACTACGCCCGCGAACAGAAGCTGCTGCGGGAGAAGGACGCCAACCTCACCGGCGATGACGTCCGCGAGGGGCTGACAGCGGTCATCTCGGTCAAGCTCGGCGATCCGCAGTTCGAGGGACAGACGAAGACGAAGCTGGGCAACTCCGAGGTCAAGGGCTTCGTCCAGCGCGTCGTCCGCGATGAGCTCGGACACTGGTTGGAGTCGAATCCGGCTCAGGCCAAGGACGTCGTCCGCAAGGCACTGCAGGCCTCGCAGGCGAGGATGGCCGCACGCAAGGCCCGCGAAGCCACCCGCCGCAAGGGACTCCTCGAATCCTCGGGTATGCCCGGCAAGCTCAAGGACTGCCAGACCAAGGACCCGACGATCTCCGAAGTCTTCATCGTCGAGGGTGATTCCGCAGGCGGCTCCGCGACCCAGGGCCGCAACCCGCACACTCAGGCGATCCTGCCCCTGCGCGGCAAGATCCTCAATGTGGAGAAGGCGCGACTCGACCGGGCTCTCGGCAACAACGAGGTCCAGGCCATGATCACCGCCTTCGGCACCGGCATCGGCGAGGAGTTCGAACTCGAGAAGCTGCGCTACCACAAGATCGTGCTCATGGCCGACGCGGACGTCGATGGTCAGCACATCACGACTCTGCTGCTCACGCTGATCTTCCGGTACATGAAGCCTCTGATCGAACACGGGTACGTGTTCTTGGCGACTCCGCCCCTGTACCGGATCAAGTGGTCGAATTCGGCTCACCAGTTCGCCTACACCGACAACGAACGCGACGGACTGCTCGAAACCGGACGGGCCGCGGGCAAGCGTCTGCCCAAGGACCTGGCGATTCAGCGCTACAAGGGTCTGGGCGAGATGAACTATTCGGAGCTGTGGGAGACCACGATGGATCCCGACCACAGACTGCTCAAACAGGTCTCGCTCGACGACGCGATCATGGCCGACGAGATCTTCACGGTCCTCATGGGCGACGATGTGGATTCGCGTCGGCGCTTCATCCAGGAGAATGCGAAAGACGTTCGCTTCCTCGACATCTGA
- a CDS encoding DUF721 domain-containing protein, giving the protein MSGIEKDVSTPVAALEALDRVRRMEATEAKFVRSRRRSRLRGEAVYSSAGKDKRDPAAISSALGKLISARGWSSSIDIGKVLGRWPDLVGEQVALHCRPVDFSPPLLIIAADSTTWATQLRVLKPTILRALEAGLGSQTITEIEIRGPQGRSFKRGRRSVTGRGPRDTFG; this is encoded by the coding sequence ATGAGCGGCATCGAGAAGGACGTCTCGACTCCGGTGGCGGCACTCGAAGCCCTCGACCGGGTGCGACGGATGGAGGCGACCGAGGCGAAGTTCGTCCGGAGCCGCCGCCGGTCACGGCTGCGCGGTGAAGCCGTGTACTCCTCGGCGGGCAAGGACAAGCGCGATCCGGCAGCGATCTCGTCGGCACTGGGAAAGCTGATCTCTGCCCGAGGCTGGTCGTCGTCGATCGACATCGGCAAGGTCCTCGGCCGGTGGCCCGATCTGGTCGGCGAACAGGTGGCGTTGCACTGCAGACCCGTCGACTTCTCCCCGCCTCTGCTGATCATCGCCGCCGACTCGACGACCTGGGCGACTCAGCTGCGCGTCCTCAAGCCCACGATCCTCAGGGCCCTGGAAGCCGGCCTCGGCTCCCAGACGATCACGGAGATCGAGATCCGCGGGCCACAGGGCCGCAGTTTCAAGAGGGGCAGGCGCAGCGTGACCGGTCGCGGACCGCGCGATACCTTCGGCTGA
- the recF gene encoding DNA replication/repair protein RecF (All proteins in this family for which functions are known are DNA-binding proteins that assist the filamentation of RecA onto DNA for the initiation of recombination or recombinational repair.), translating into MWISRLSLRNYRSYPELDLEFEPGVTTFVADNGTGKTNIVEAIGYLAHQRSHRVAFDAPLVHEAAQSATASALVNRDQRHATVEVTIQAKGANRARVNRSPVKLKEILGLVSCVVFAPEDLSLVRGEPAERRSWIDTLVVSRNPRYSSVIADFERALKQRNALLKRLREDRDPGLEATLDIWNMAYADAASELVFGRRRILADIVEPLQDNFAFIAADARLERQGVRARYDSRIDYSQAESPAECRELLLAALERRRTTEIERGLTLHGPGRDDLALTIGDHPAKGYASHGETWSLALAMQLAGWDLLSSDAGSTAEQPILVLDDVFAELDTGRRSRLASRITEAEQVFITAAVDGDLPEGLEGRRIGQDRLVP; encoded by the coding sequence ATGTGGATATCGAGACTCTCACTGCGTAACTACCGGTCCTATCCCGAACTCGACCTCGAGTTCGAGCCCGGAGTCACCACATTCGTGGCCGACAACGGCACAGGCAAGACCAATATCGTCGAAGCCATCGGGTATCTGGCGCACCAGCGGTCCCACCGAGTGGCCTTCGATGCACCGCTGGTGCACGAGGCCGCACAGTCGGCAACCGCCTCCGCTCTGGTCAATCGCGATCAGCGCCATGCCACGGTGGAAGTCACGATCCAAGCGAAGGGCGCCAACCGGGCACGGGTCAACCGATCGCCGGTGAAGTTGAAGGAGATCCTCGGACTCGTCTCCTGCGTGGTCTTCGCACCCGAGGACCTCAGTCTGGTCCGTGGCGAGCCGGCCGAGCGCCGCTCCTGGATCGACACCCTCGTCGTGTCCCGCAATCCCCGCTATTCCTCGGTGATCGCGGACTTCGAACGTGCTCTCAAACAGCGCAACGCACTGCTCAAGCGTCTGCGCGAAGACCGTGACCCCGGCTTGGAAGCAACCCTGGACATCTGGAACATGGCCTATGCCGACGCGGCCTCGGAGCTGGTCTTCGGTCGCCGGCGCATCCTCGCCGACATCGTCGAACCCCTGCAGGACAACTTCGCCTTCATCGCCGCCGACGCCCGGCTGGAGCGACAGGGAGTCAGGGCTCGCTATGATTCGCGCATCGACTATTCGCAGGCCGAATCCCCCGCCGAATGCCGGGAACTGCTGCTGGCCGCGCTCGAGCGCCGGCGCACGACGGAGATCGAGCGCGGGCTGACCCTGCACGGTCCCGGTCGCGACGATCTGGCGCTGACGATCGGCGACCACCCTGCGAAGGGCTATGCCTCCCACGGGGAGACCTGGTCCCTGGCTCTGGCGATGCAGCTGGCCGGCTGGGATCTGCTCAGCTCCGATGCCGGGTCGACCGCCGAACAGCCGATCCTCGTCCTCGACGATGTCTTCGCCGAACTCGACACCGGACGTCGCAGCCGACTGGCCTCACGGATCACCGAGGCCGAACAGGTCTTCATCACTGCCGCCGTCGACGGCGACCTGCCGGAGGGACTCGAAGGTCGCCGGATCGGTCAGGACCGGCTGGTGCCATGA
- the dnaN gene encoding DNA polymerase III subunit beta, with translation MNAEASPLKFKVNRDVLADAVTWATKTLPSRPSAPVLTGILITAETGGTVRLAVFDYEVSSRVEIDAEVVTAGTVLVSGRLLADISKALPNQEVTLEQVDSKVDVTCGSSRFSLMTMPVGEYPALPQIPDASGTVSAGEFQNSVSQVTIATSKDDTLPILTSVRVEIEGEKVTLLATDRYRLAVREFTWNPGRPDVSAVALLRGRTLSDVSKSLGGDVTIGLSNDAGKDLISFTSAGRVTTSLLVEGEYPKVRSLFPDSVPIHAIVETGVLREAVRRVSLVAERNTPLRFEVSDGMLTLYAGTGDDAQASEAVEAVLQGEPITVGFNPHYIAEGLAAVESPYVNFSFTQPMKPVIISGQKDLESSADESYRYLLMPTRI, from the coding sequence GTGAACGCCGAAGCATCTCCCCTGAAGTTCAAAGTCAACCGCGACGTCCTCGCCGATGCGGTGACATGGGCTACCAAGACTCTCCCCAGTCGCCCCTCCGCACCGGTCCTGACTGGAATCCTCATCACCGCCGAAACCGGTGGGACCGTCCGCCTCGCTGTCTTCGACTACGAAGTCTCATCCCGAGTCGAGATCGACGCCGAGGTGGTCACGGCCGGTACCGTCCTCGTCTCCGGCCGTCTCCTCGCCGACATCTCGAAGGCTCTGCCCAACCAGGAAGTGACACTGGAGCAGGTCGATTCGAAGGTCGACGTCACCTGCGGCTCGTCCCGGTTCTCGCTGATGACGATGCCCGTGGGCGAATACCCGGCACTGCCTCAGATTCCCGATGCCTCCGGCACCGTCTCCGCCGGAGAGTTCCAGAACTCGGTGTCCCAGGTCACGATCGCAACGTCGAAGGATGACACACTGCCGATCCTGACCAGCGTGCGCGTCGAGATCGAAGGCGAGAAGGTCACACTCCTCGCCACTGACCGCTACCGCCTCGCCGTCCGTGAGTTCACGTGGAATCCCGGTCGTCCGGACGTCTCCGCCGTGGCACTGCTGCGGGGGCGCACACTCTCGGACGTGTCCAAGTCCCTCGGCGGTGACGTCACAATCGGGCTGAGCAACGACGCGGGCAAGGACCTCATCTCCTTCACCTCGGCGGGACGAGTCACGACATCGCTGCTCGTCGAAGGCGAATACCCCAAGGTCCGATCACTCTTCCCTGACTCGGTGCCGATCCACGCCATCGTCGAGACGGGTGTGCTCAGGGAAGCGGTTCGCCGCGTCTCCCTGGTCGCCGAGCGCAACACTCCGCTGCGATTCGAAGTCAGCGACGGAATGCTCACCCTCTATGCCGGAACCGGCGACGACGCTCAGGCCTCCGAAGCCGTCGAGGCGGTGCTGCAGGGCGAGCCGATCACCGTCGGGTTCAACCCCCACTACATCGCCGAGGGCCTCGCAGCTGTCGAGAGCCCCTACGTGAACTTCTCGTTCACCCAGCCGATGAAGCCCGTCATCATCTCAGGACAGAAGGATCTGGAATCATCGGCCGACGAGTCGTATCGATACCTGCTCATGCCCACCCGCATCTGA